The genomic segment tgggggagggagaagtcGCCATATCGCCTTGAGGCTGAAGAACGCGTCCCTGGCCACCGTATGGCGGCCTGAGCCCAGAGAGCCTGGGGAAGGGGTAGGACCCTACTGAGGAAGTCACGGCGCCTCCGCGGGAGGGGAGTGAGCAAGTGGGGACGCAAATCTCCCCGGATTTCCCTGAGCAGCGTTACTGGGAACTGGCAACCCCCCTGGGCCCGCCCCCtcggcccctcctcctgcccccacctgggTGCGTGGAGCTCAGCCAGATGCGGGAGCGCGCGTCCGAGCCACCCGCAAGCACCCTGGGGCCACGCCATCCCTTACAGCCCTTGCCGTGGCCTTGGGGcctggagggggaaggaaaggtaCCAAGAATGGTGGTCAGAGTCGTCCTGAGTTTTACGGTGTGTCTCTCCACCGAGAGccaccttcccccttctctgAGGTCAGCGGGAGCGCAGGCCTCTAGCGTGCGGGAGTGGGCGTGAGCGTGTGCACACGCTCGTGGGCGGCTGCAAACGCTTCTCGAAGGGGACTTTTGAGTTCCTGGAGTCCTGTAGATGTGTTTTCTCAAGAGCGTGAGAGAGTAAGATGCGGGCTTGAGGCGAACTTCAGATCAGTGTTTTCGTGAAAGTCCGCGGGTGTGTCGGTCTGTCTCTCTTGTTCATTCCCACGGAGTGAGGCCGCCTCTGCCCCACGCAACATGCAGCCTTCCAGGCTCCACCAAAGGGCCaaagcccagggaccctgaggccTAGCAGGTGAGGCCCTTGATGGGCACCCTCGTGTTCTGATCCTAAGCCCAAGCTGCCCAGGTGCCCACTCGGGGTCAAGCTAGAAAACCGACGTGGCAGAGAAGGACTCGAAAAGCTACCTCACACCCAATGCAGGATGAAGTCCCAACCTCGGTGCGTTGTACCTACCTACGGCCCTGCCATCTCACTGCCGACCCATCCGGGGATCCGGATTGGCGGTGGCGGGAGGGGGAAGGATGGTGGAGTTGGGTTGGCACAGGATGGAGGTGGAGatgtaaaaatgggaaaaagaaacaagattgggtgggggtgtgtgtgggggaacATGGGGTGGGGACGGACTTGGGGCAGCCTCCGATATCGACAGCTTTTGGCCCGCTTTGGGGAGGTAGGTCGGGCTGTGCGTTACCACCCCCACAGCcgcctcgccccccccccccaacacacacaccggAAAATAAAGCTAATGATGTAGTAATTTAGGAGGGGGTAAGGGGCTGGGCACCGGAGGGAGGGCCGATGGGGAACTCCTGCCCCAGGAGCGAAGACAAACAGCTGTAGAGGCTCTGTCCGCCGCTCAGGCTTCCCTTCCCAACAGGTTAGCTAGACGGGGATCCACACGGCATTTCGCAGGAAAGTGgggaggagtgtgtgtgggggggcagaCTGAGCGAGATAGGGGGAGAGCCTCACAAGAggacagagggtgggaggaaggaaaagagagatagGAGAAAGAACGCACGCCGGCGTGATTTAAAAGAAGACACACTTCCTAATGAATATTTATCCGCCTCTGCTTCCTGCTCCTGGCTTCCCTTACCTTGCCGCAGGTAAGATCTTAACCGCGCCCCAGCCCTGGgggccctcctctccccccagtcATTCTCTGGGCACCGCTGGCGGGGCGGAAGGGTTCTCGGCAGCCGGGGAGCGGGGCGCAGGAGAGCGGCTCCACTCTGGTTCGGCTTGGGCGCGGTAGCTTGCGACTCCGCAGGGCTGCAGGCCGTGCGCTTGGGCTACTCGTGTGGGGTGGGCGTGAGTGCGTGTATAAGAGTGTGTGTGACAAAGAGGTGTGCGCCCTCGAGCACGCACGCCTGTTTTCCGCGCGCTCTGAGGGCATTTTACGACTTTACACTCGGACGCCCGGGATTTCTtgcctttgcctttctctgctccccctcctcttgcccctccacctcccccacccttctcctACCCCCAGCTGATGTGGCGCTCCCCTGTGCGTTACCGCTACCGCAAAGCTAGTGCGGGCTCCCCGGGCGGGGTCCTGGGTCTCTCATAAAAGAGGGTGTATATTGGGTTATAACCCCCCACAAAGGCCGCCGAGTCAAGGCGTCCGCCGCCCCCTTCCTGTTGGCGACGTTCCTCCACCTCCCTGCACACAACTTGGGGTGACAGGGCCCACCATGGAGTTAAGAGTCATAGGGACTCGCGGGTACTGGGTGAAGCTCTGCGGGGGTCGCGGGCCAGAGGTCTTAGGCTAAAACTGGGAGCCCGAAGACACCCAGGGTGAGGACACCACTCACACCCCCAAAAACTTCTTCCTTCCGCCTTCGCCCGCGGGAGGAGCACAGGGAATTCGGGGCGGCGGGGGGAaactgggaggggaaaggaaaagaggccggGGAGGGGCTGACGAGTTCTTAAATGGACTTACCCGGGCACCTGTTGAGACTCCATTGGGGTCCGTAGGCTCCGGAGCTGCGCGAAGTGGacacacacaaccaaaagaagacgAAGTTGGAAAAGGAAAATTCTTTCTCCGGCCTTGCCGGGCGTGGCCGGTCAAGCTCGCAGTTCTGCGCTAGGGTCAGGCGGCTGTAGAGCCAAAAGCAACTTTGCCAGGTTCCTGGCCAACCCAATGTCCCGCTCATCCCACGCCTCCCCAGCACGGAGGCCGGGGACCGTGAGCCCGCGGAGTTGGCgctcagggcccagcacaggcagtTCTGCTTAACCCGGGCAGGCTTTCTAAGCCCTGTTCAGAAGTCAAAAGCAGCAGCGCCGCCGCCTCCGTGCGGCCTTTCATGACGCAGTCGCTCCTTATTCTTGTGCCTCGCCCTCTCTGGTCGCCGGGGACAGAGCCCCGGGTGCCAGGCCGCTCCCTTCCCTCTAAATCCCCTTCGGGTCATTGCGCTACCAGCACCGGGCCAGGAGCTTCTCCTGCCAGCAGTGTGGTTCTTAAAGAGCCGCACCCCCCTACCCCCCGCCCTGCGCGCTCCCCCgacccccgcctcccacccttctcctcGGATCTAGCCCCCCACGCCGACGCCCCGACCGTTGCCCGCGGACTCCTAGCCCCCTCCCCTTGCCTCCTCCCCTGAGCAGTCGGTAGGCCTGGCCTTGGGGCCGCAGAGCTGAGTTTTACCCTTTGCCTCAGGTCCCCTTTCTCTCCGACAGCATACACCCCACGCCCCCCGGGTCCTACCTTTGCCCTTTCCAAGAATCAAGGCCCCAACACCGCCTGGCCCAGCACAGAGATGAGCCCTATGGATCAGCAGTTTAGGCTTGAATTAGGGTGTCCCTGGGATGGTAAATGGGGTGAGGCATGCCAGTTGcgctggggaagagagagaagagccaGACCACATGGACTTAGAAGACTCTCCTATCCCAAGGGCCTACCAGGCCTTTTGGCAGAGAGTGGGGGCTGGCTGGGTGACACTCACTTCTAGAGGCGGCTGTCCTGCAATGGTGTCCCAAGGTTATCAACCTGGGTAGCCTGCCGTGTGTCTGAGGCATTGTGGgcatggggggctggggggagaggaggactTCCAGAAGGCCCAGAGTGTGGCTTTGAGAGTAGCCTGCTTGCTAAGCCCAGTGCATTAATCagctcccccccacacacacaaagtaaCCCTTAAAAGCCCAAGAGCTGGGTGAGCAAGGAGGGACCTAGAGTGGCAACTGTCCAGGGAAAAGGGCATCGAGGAGAGAGGGGGCAGACATGAAAGGAAGTCTGTTTCAGAGGACTGTGGCACAACTCTAACAGGGTTCTTTATATTTCCTGGCCAACCAGTCGCCTGCTCCATTGATGAAAGGGGAAATAGTTGGTAGCTCTGGTCCCCCTTTCTTCCAGAgccatctctctcttcctttccctcaggcCTTTAGTCCCAATCTCACACTAGCAGCTAGCGTACAGGCCAACTCCTGTAAGGGGTGGCCCCCCTCGAGCATTTTCTCCAGGCTTTCTAACAACTGGAAGAACGACTAAAGAGAGATTTGAGAAAGCATGGCTCTCTTGTGGGGTGGGCGGGCTACCTGCCCTTCCCTACTGCCACTGGCATCACATTTGAGCCAACCGTGGATGGACGGGCGGGCAATGACGGTTGGAGGCTGTGAGAGTGCACATCCCTTCTGAAAGCCAAGCCCTAGCACTCGGATTCTGGCTGTCATAAGGGGACCCCTGAGAAGAAGGAGGTGGTCTCTTGGGCAGTGGAGACCAAAacttggggagagggaaggatggaAAGCTGACACTGCCCAGGGCATCTGGCCTCTGCCATGCTAATATTAGGCCAGGTGCATCTTTAGGGACCTGGGGTCACTAACTGGTTAGAAACTGGCCATTTTGGGTCAGGTCGGCTGTGTACTGCCTGGGCTACAACCTGAGACTGCAAAAatccaacccccgccccccacccccgaccggTAAGGCTCCCGTCCTCCGTATCTCCCACCTCTCTTTCTTGGGGCTGGGCCGTGTTTGTGCCCTCTTTCCTGGGCCTGGCAGTGGGAAGTGCAGTGGCCCAAGGCAGAGCCAAACTCCTCTTGTTTGAGAATGTGGGAGGCGGAGGGGCCTTCAGCGGGTGGTGGGGCTCATTAGGCAGAGCGGGGTGCCGAGAGGTGCGCGCCGCCAGCCCCGGAGGCCGCCTTTGAGCCGTCGGGGCGGCTTCATTAAGCGGCGCTAACAAGGCATACAAATGCTGGCCCAGCAGCTTTCTTGCCGTGGCGGGGCCTTAGCAGGGCGCCAGGCTAATGAGGGTCACTCAAAAGGGCTGATCAAATATTCAAATTTCACCGCACGCCGGGAACTTTTATGTGCGGAGAAAGTTGAGGCAACTGAGCTGTGTTTACTGTCCCGGGCCACAATTGCTTGGAGCGCGGGTCCCGGGAGGCTacggcagggggcgggggtgcagagagggagcagttgttgttgttgttgttgtttttcaatcAAAGGAAAGTAATCGGGGTCCTTGAAGGGCTGCGCGGCCTCCCCGCCTCAAAGCTGCGCTCCTCCGCGCCCTCTTCCACCGCCAGCGCCTAAGGCCTCGGTTTGTAGCTTGCGGGGAGGCCCAGACCTCAGACCACTGGGCCAGCTCCCGCCTCCTGTCATCCAGGGGGCCGAAAGGGGCGTTGCCCCTCACGACGAACTGGCCTCAACGAGCGGAGCCAGGCCGAGTGGGTGCAGCTGCCCCAGACCTCGGATCCTCTCCTCGCAGAGGCGTGCAGACCCCTTGGCTTTCCTGTTAACCCGAAACAAGGAGGGAGGGGGGCCCTCAAGCACCTCGCCCGTCGGAGGTGTGGACGCCGGGATGGGGGCTGACATTTGTAAGTAAATGTCCGGTAGGTCCCGGTAAAGGAAGACACTCTTGAGCCCAGAAGTCCTTTCTCCTCGAACCACCTGTACGCCGTCCTTCCCGCTGCCTGCGCCAGAGCTGAGCAAGGACGAGGACGGCGGTTTTGTGACCGCGGCCTGTACAGGCGCCAAGTCCCAGAGCTCGCAGTCCGAGCGGCCAGACGGCACGGGAGACCCAGAGGCCCCGCAGGCTGACCTGGCCACTCCGACTCCCCGCTCTGAGACACCCGGGGTGCAGGCGCCCCCTCACTCGTTACCCCTCCAGGATTATCTCCCGGGCCTCTCGCAGCCCAGCTCCTCAGGGCACCAGAGCTGCGGGGAAGGCGGCCTGGGCCCGGGAAGCCCAGGTCCTTCTGCTTCTAACCCCCGCCCCGACGCGCAGAGCCtgggaatttgggagggggaaCCCCGGTGCTCCGCGGCTACGCCCCCCTCCCCGCGCCGCGCCCCTTCCCCCCGACCCCGCGTCCCCGCACACCGGTCGGCACTCCTAGACCGAGACCCTGTCGTGCTTGCGCCCCCAGATCAGCCCGGAGCCGGTCCTGCCTCCGGCGCCGAGCACCGACCGACCCGCCTTCCTCCCCAGCTCTCGGGACTCCCAACTTACGGGCGGCGGGCGCGGTGCTCGCGGCCAGAGCGGAGAGGTGCGGCGGCCGCAGGACTGCGAGGCGGGCCCCGTGGGCGGCGCGGAGCTGCTCTCGCGGGGTGGCTCTGACAGTTCGGGCCACCGGTCCGCCCCGCCGCGCCGGCCCCGTCCCGAAACACAACGCTGCGCGCCTCGCCGCCTCGCGCCGCCCGGCTTTGCACTCCCGAGCCGCGGCCGCTGCGGGTGACGGCGGGGTGCGGCGGCTCGGCGGGCGCCCCAGCCGAGGCTGAGGCAGCGGTGTCGCCCAGCTGAGGATCAGCTCCACTTGCCTCAGGTCTCCTGGAGTGGCGAAGGTTTTTGATTTCAGCGCTTTCGGCAGCGCCCGCGGcacctgcccagcctccctcccgAGCCCGCCGCTCTAGGGCAGGGAGAGGCCCGGTCGCCCCCACCCGGAGGCAGGGGTTTCGGGGAACCGGGAGGGTACTGGCTGGGTTCACCCGCCCGCCCGGCGCCTGGGTCCTCGGCTCCAGGGGTTGCAGTTTCGGGGTCACGAGCTGCTTTCAAAAAGTTGAACACAATATTCGGAAACCCACCCGTAGGAATTCTCCCCCACACGCGGCACAATAcccactcccctccctttctcattccttcctcccccgcttcctcctcctgccccttccccctcccacccctcagccTATAATCCTTCCCCTACTAGAGAAAGGCATCGGGAAGAAAAGATGAAGTGTCTGTTTTTGTGTCCCAACCTTCGGGCTCCTTCTGGGCCCGCAGGGAACGGCCGCCCAGAGCCTCGCAGCTGAGCAGAAAACGACCCACGCCCTGGCCCGAGATACATGGAGAGCACCCCAAGTGGGGCTCGGCCGGTCTTCCCTTTAGGCGACATTTCCCGGCCTCAGGCCTGAGGTTTAAAACCGTCGACCCTTGGCTGCCTCGGGCCGAGCGGGCCAGTGTCGGGCCCCCTCGCCCAGTCCCGAGCCTCCCTGCGGCTGCGGAGCCTCCAGCGCAGCTTCCGCTGCTCCAGCCGGGAGGCCTGGCGCTTTGGGAGTCAAGGCCTCGGAAGGGCCAGAGCTCGCGGGGTTTAGGGGCTGGGACAATCACAGCCCCAGTCACGTTAGCTTTCCCATTtaaattctctctccctctctctcccctcattgAGATCTCCCAAGTGCTGTGGACTCCGCACCTCGCTCCCAGATCTGCATCGGAATGTAgaaaagatcttttttttaaaaaaaagttttgaattcCTCAATGATTTTTCTTCTGGAAAGGCAGCTTAGGATAATTATGTCAGCTTTATTGAGGGCAGATTAGTTGAAGTCTGGACGCTGCGTTTCAATACACGTTGTACACGGGCCGACAATGTGGGCATTGTTGGGCTACTGTGCGTGAACTCATTCAAAATATACACTTTTAAACACCAAACTGAGTCCTGTCTAAATATACACAGTGctcagaggaaagacgtctctgaCCCCGACAAATCTGCGTAAATCACACTTCATAGTTACAGAAGCCTCACAAAGGGAGGCCCCGCTCAAGATGCTGATTACATCTTCTTAAAAGCGACATACCTTAGAATAAATACTCatgccaggcctgggggctgcagcgaccagagggagggagggctctcTCCATTCAATGGGCATTTGGGGGTCTGTTTTAGGCTTGTGATGTTACTTTCCTTCGAGAAATTcgacagtttattatttttttttctttacaagcAATTTTCAGGCCTATCCACTTCTTTGTGGCAGCCTCCAAAGTTTGAGTGCCCTTCTGCGGCTGGTAGACAGACCCTGAGCTCCCGTGGGGTGAACAGGGCATGGGAGGCGGGAGAGGCACCAGTCAGCTCCCAGGCTTCTCAGCTTTCGAACCTCCTCCGTAGCTCGTAGGGGAAAGCAGCTGAAGTCTAGGAGGAAACAAAGAGGAGAGTTgctttttaagataaaaagaaGTGTACTGCTATTtctattgctattttaaaatgcaggGCAATAGGGGAAATCAAGGCTCTTTGACTAGGAGACAGAGTCAAGAGAAGCCAGTTCCAGTGCGGAGGAAGTTGGGGTAAATGTGGCTGATAATCAGGAAGGGGGAGGCCAGAGCGGCTTGCAGCATCCTGGCTTCTGGGCTCCGACTCCCAGGCACCAGATGCCCCCCGAAATCCCGGGGCACCGCAGCCTGCAGGACCAGGGTCAGCTCGGGCAGTGGGTCCCATGATCTCATCTGTCTTTCCTTGCTCGCCACTGTTAGTGCTCACATAGGCAGAAAGAGCAGCCGGACTGCACACCATGTGCAGTCCATGTCCCCTCGGCTGTCCCTCCGCCTCTCTCCTCGCGCTGGCCCTGGGTCTTCCAGCCGCATGAGGAGCCTCTCACCTCCCAACAAAATCCCGCCCCCCCCCGTTTTAATTGCTCATCCCATTCAATAACTCTATGCCCATAGCTTTTTAAA from the Desmodus rotundus isolate HL8 chromosome 5, HLdesRot8A.1, whole genome shotgun sequence genome contains:
- the LOC123478950 gene encoding uncharacterized protein isoform X1, which gives rise to MQIWERGDLRQVELILSWATPLPQPRLGRPPSRRTPPSPAAAAARECKAGRREAARRAALCFGTGPARRGGPVARTVRATPREQLRAAHGARLAVLRPPHLSALAASTAPAAPPEPTDPNGVSTGARKLPVQKEADHFHCIGQRCPGVQGWHEKGRRQPPSSTESPRSRSPTSVHLGARSAPPELLVELWLQHAPEPPCFLTGYISMESPLSHDLLVLGAA
- the LOC123478950 gene encoding uncharacterized protein isoform X2, coding for MQIWERGDLRQVELILSWATPLPQPRLGRPPSRRTPPSPAAAAARECKAGRREAARRAALCFGTGPARRGGPVARTVRATPREQLRAAHGARLAVLRPPHLSALAASTAPAAPPEPTDPNGVSTGARAELTAPTKLGRSCFQMPEGVHKLVCGFHVWFSVCLPSLCEPSRQWPLRFSSRRCRHTGCGGALPSTSPPSPTPCLSESRG
- the LOC123478950 gene encoding UDP-N-acetylmuramate--L-alanine ligase isoform X3; amino-acid sequence: MQIWERGDLRQVELILSWATPLPQPRLGRPPSRRTPPSPAAAAARECKAGRREAARRAALCFGTGPARRGGPVARTVRATPREQLRAAHGARLAVLRPPHLSALAASTAPAAPPEPTDPNGVSTGARESPRSRSPTSVHLGARSAPPELLVELWLQHAPEPPCFLTGYISMESPLSHDLLVLGAA